ATCCACGTTAGGACGTGCCGAAATAACGCAAGTGTTCTGCGAAAAGCTGAGCCTTGATAAAAAAACAGCTTCAAACGTCTTAGAAACCTTGGTTGATAGCTTGGTGGATCGTTTTAAACAAGGGAAGTCTTTGAAAATCCAAGGGTTGGGGACTTTTGCCGTTCATGAGAAAAAATCAAGGCCGGGCTTAAACCCAAAAACAAAAGAAAAGGTGACTGTTCCCTCTAGACGGGTGGTTCGGATGCGCCCCTCGCCCACATTGCAAAAAAGGTTAAACGATGACGTATGATAGCGATAATATTTTTGCGCGTATTTTAAGGGGTGAAATAGCCTGTGAAAAAATCAGCGAAGATGAGTACTACCTAGCTTTCCATGACCGTTATCCCAAGGCCCCCGTCCATGTTTTGATTATTCCTAAAGGTCCCTATCTAGATGCCTTTGATTTTCATCATCGGGCCTCATCGCTCGAAATTGTTGGCTTCTATAAGGGGTTAAACGCTGTGATAGAAAAACTTCAAATTTCTGAAGGGTATCGCTTAATTGCCAACAGCGGACACCATGGCGGGCAAGAGGTTCCCCATTATCACGTCCACCTGTTGGCCGGGCGAAAACTAGAAAAATCTATTGTTTGATAAGAAGCTATGAGAACTCTTTACCACTATCCATTGTGTCCCTATTCTCGGAAAATACGCCTTCAATTGGCTGAAAAGAAGCTGGACTTTACGCTTGAGCTGGAAAAATTTTGGGAGAAACGACCCGAATTTTTAAGCCTGAACGCCGCTGGTCAGGTTCCGGTGTTGATTGATTTGAACGGATCCGTTTTGGCCGACAGTGTGGCTATTTGTGAATATCTTGAGGAGACCTATCCCAAAGACGGTTCCTTAATTGGAGAAGGGCTGCCGCAGCGCGCCGAAGTCAGACGCCTTATCGCTTGGTTTGATACACGTTTCGGGCGCGACATCTCTGAGCGTCTTGTGTTTGAAAAAATAATCAAAAGATATTTGCCAACCACAGGATCAAGTGGCCCTGATTCTGCAGTCATTCGTCAGGCCAAAAATGCTATTCATCATCATTTAGATTACATCAGCTGGCTTGTTGATCGGCGCAACTGGCTGGCCGGTGATCATTTCTCGCTGGCGGATATAACCGCTGCCGCGCATCTGTCCGTTATTGATTATTTGGGCGACGTCCCTTGGGAATCCCATCTGTTGGCCAAAGAATGGTACGCGCGCATTAAATCGCGGCCTATGTTCCGCAACCTTTTGCAAGACCGTGCGTCAGGATTGACTCCATCGGCCCATTATGCTGATTTAGATTTTTAAATAAGACATTATTTAGAAAATATTAATTAATTATCCTTTATAATTTTATACATATTACACTTATTATAAGGACTTAATTCGTTATGAAATTAAATATTAACCACATAGCCATGCTTTTGTTTTGTACAACGGTGGCTCAGGCGGCAAGCCAGACGACTATTGATCAAGTAGAATACGATATCATCGACATGGTCCCTGAAAGTGCCAGGAATAGTGCTGTAATGGTCAGCCTGCCTGAGGATTCATCCAGTTCTGGAATATGGATGACGTTGGAGAAATCTGATGGTACACAGTCTGGCTGGCAGCATATAATGCCTGGCGGAAATTACATCTTCCCACGATTGGAATCTTCTAGTTATACACGCGTCATAGCCCCCACCCTACAGAACCAAGGATCACAGGGATCTCAGGTGCAAGCTAGGTCATTACAGGCGGAAGGCTCCTCTTCGACAAAAACAGACATCGTAGTATCCTTCAATGATGATGGCACAATCCCCCATACCAAACCCGATGACGCACAAGATTGGTTCAAGAGGATTCCTGAGAATGTTTGGCAAAAACCGGCTAGCACACATGCCGAAAAAAGCGACTATGTTTGGTTCCAATCAGCTACCCAAAGCGTAACTTTGACCATCCCAAACGACATTGCCCCCCCCTAGCTCAGCAACCTTCCCCACGGCAGGTCAGTGGAAGCAAGAAGGCGGATCATGGAGGTGGTACCAGGGTTCTGCTCAGACCTCTAGTGGGTCCACAACCTCGCTCAGTGGACTTATCGTCGAAGCCCACAGCTAATCGCCCTTAACCGCCCCGCGCCACTGTCAAAACAAAAACCCTTTTGCAGCCCGTC
This is a stretch of genomic DNA from Candidatus Finniella inopinata. It encodes these proteins:
- a CDS encoding HU family DNA-binding protein, which gives rise to MTANKPPTGITSTLGRAEITQVFCEKLSLDKKTASNVLETLVDSLVDRFKQGKSLKIQGLGTFAVHEKKSRPGLNPKTKEKVTVPSRRVVRMRPSPTLQKRLNDDV
- a CDS encoding HIT domain-containing protein; its protein translation is MTYDSDNIFARILRGEIACEKISEDEYYLAFHDRYPKAPVHVLIIPKGPYLDAFDFHHRASSLEIVGFYKGLNAVIEKLQISEGYRLIANSGHHGGQEVPHYHVHLLAGRKLEKSIV
- a CDS encoding glutathione S-transferase family protein is translated as MRTLYHYPLCPYSRKIRLQLAEKKLDFTLELEKFWEKRPEFLSLNAAGQVPVLIDLNGSVLADSVAICEYLEETYPKDGSLIGEGLPQRAEVRRLIAWFDTRFGRDISERLVFEKIIKRYLPTTGSSGPDSAVIRQAKNAIHHHLDYISWLVDRRNWLAGDHFSLADITAAAHLSVIDYLGDVPWESHLLAKEWYARIKSRPMFRNLLQDRASGLTPSAHYADLDF